In the genome of Dromiciops gliroides isolate mDroGli1 chromosome 1, mDroGli1.pri, whole genome shotgun sequence, the window CTCATTATGAGatcctatttaaaataaaaaatttcatcCTTAAAGGAAATCTATGCTCCTAAATTACAAGAATTTGCTTATGTCACTGATGGTGCTTGCAGTGAAGATGATATCCTAGGAATGGAACTCATTATATTAAAGGTAAATatgataaatttttattatttctaaggGTCAAGTAACTGCTaagtgtattttttgtttttgttttttgaggcaattggggttaagtgacttgcccagggtcacacagctagtaagtatcaagtgtctgaggccggatttgaactcaggtcctcctgaatccagggccagtgccctggCCCagggccactgtaccacctagctgccccatgctaagTGTGTTGTCAGTCAGTCCATCATATGTTTATAATAGGATGGTTCATTTTCACAATCGAGCTCTAGCTGGTAATGGTTTTCTTTCACCTTGGATATCACATAGAACTTATCTGTGTTTAGACTGTAAAACCCAAGAAACCAAGAACTATATCTCAGCTGTGTTATCTCCCCTAATGCCTTGTTCTGTACAGAATAAGCAGTGTATGCCAAATATATGAATGAGTAGTCAGTGACCACATAAGGGGTAATTCAAAACTGTCACTAAGAACATTTTAAATGGTAAGCAAGCCAGATTAGAGACagtcaggaaaataggagaaatgaGAATGAGTATCACGATCAAAGGGCTTCAGTGTAGATGGCACTAGCCAGTAGCTAACAAGATTAGGTAATGGTTGTTTTggctctttttaaattttaaattctgaTTTTCCAAAACAAGAGATTATGATAAATATTTCAAAGCATCCACAGATCAACACACTTCAGGAAACAGGAAGTCAAGTCACAGAAACTTAACTTCTGTTCAGAAATGAGCTGAAATCTATCTGATTCTTATAAGTTGTTAAGAGGCAATATAGAATTATGGAAAGAACTAACAGTATGGAAGTGCAGTTTAGCTTTTTCTCAGCTACTCACACTAGatagtttcctcctctaaaatgaaagatggactagatgacattTAAAGGCCTTTTGAGAGACCCATGATATGAATTTATCTTTGTTGTAATATAGAACTTAAAACTTCTTTTAACAGGCTTTAAAGTGGGAGCTCTGTCCAGTAACAGTTATTGCCTGGCTGAATGTCTTTCTCCAAGTCGATGCTCTAAAAGATGTTCCTAAAGTTCTCCTACCTCAGTATTCCCAGGAAACGTTTGTTCAAATAGCCCaggtataaacatttttaatagatTTATATTACCATTACCACCTAGGTTTTTTATATATGTTGAACACGACCTGGTATAAATGGCTATAATATAAACTCTTTCCTGTTTCCCCTACTTCTGTTTCCAGAAAACTTCAGATTATTGTGCTTAAAGCAGaataaaactgtttttaaaactCCCATGAACATGCTTCCCCTAAAAAAGAATCAGATTAGAGTGCTTtgttataaatatctttttggagtaaaagaaaaagaaaaaaaaattaagtgagctAAAAAAGACCGAGTGGTACTTCTGTTTATCTTCTGTAGAAATTTAACCTTAATTTATAAACAAGTTTATGTGGCACTTCAACAACCCATAAAAGACTTGTAACTTTTGGGTGTGTGTAACTCCTTATACCCTACCcctctaaattatttttgttagttatgATAGGTGAAAAGTTACCTAGAGACTAATGTTGAGGTGTTGATCTTCCCCAAACACAGCTTAATCTGGTCCAGAAATAATCTGTTGCCACATTCATACTTCTGTAGTCTTTCCAGATAGGTAGGCCCTCTAAGAGCTTGCAATCATGCTGGCCAGATTTGAGAACCCAGGTAATGTCTGACAGAATCATGAAATCAAATTCTTGCTCTATTATaaaatctgttttaaaaaattaaatatgaaataaaatctcATGTACATCACTGACAAATATCAAATCCTAGTGCTCTGACAGGAGTGGAAGGTAGGATGTAGGACATTTCTGCCAACACTTTCCCCCCAACATACTGTTAAAACCTTCATAAGGGCACATAATCTTCAGTTTCTAAGTTAATCACAATCAACAATTTTTCCTTGGACAGCTCCTGGATTTGTGTATTCTCTCCATTGATTCATTAGAATTCCAGTATAGAATATTGGCTGCGGCTGCTTTATGCCATTTTACCTCCATTGAAGTTGTAAAGAAAGCTTCAGGTAAGCTATTTTCCTACTTGACTTCTTGTTCATACAATACAGTAACTCAtgctattatatacatttttttaattttttttttttggtgaggcaattggggttaagtgacttgcccagggtcacacagccagtaagtgttaagtgtctgaggtctgtaacgattggaataacgccacctgctggagacttactgtagaagagttctgcccatgaagcgaaggtctttgagggcaagaccaggagtcttttctttggcatcaggaagtgacgtggactagtgggaggaggaaggaagagactggcgctcggtctcgctctctttcctttggactctggtggagagcggagctagaaatgtgctctccctttgatagatgaatctaggcctttctctctctttaccaaattcttattctccttaataaatgcttaaaagtctaactcttgctaaagcttataatttattggcgaccactcattagatattttagacagtttagctagaattttagcccttaacaggttgcatttgaactcaggcactcctgaatccaggccggtgctttatccactgcgccatctagctgcccctatattttttaaatttaacctAAAATCTAATTGTTGAAGGACTACTTTGACTTCTTTTGAGTTGACGTAAATTTTCTAATCTTCTgatcatgaaatcatagatttggagcttcACTGATCCTTAAAAAGACTCCTAGTCCTTTTTACTCTTtcagttttgcagatgaggaaattgaggccttgGAAacataaagtgacttgttcatgatcaTAATACCTGAACAGGgattttgaatccaagtcctaaCTATGGATTCTGTGTACTTTCTCAGAGGATGCTCTTTcccttatttttacaaaaaaatacacaaataaaagaaagttttaGGTCAAATGGAAATTTAGTTCATTATAAATGGAATTAAGTAAGCAGTCATTGTTTTATTCTAACAAACTTTTGTCTGCTGCAACATTCACTCTTTAGTTTTAGTATGaaatgaataagaatttatattctgAGAAACGGCacaaatatttgtatattatgcTGAAAACTTGGCTTGCATTTTGAAAACTAGACAGTTGTCTTTAGATGGTTTTAATAATAATTAGACCGAGTTTCTGACATATTTCAATCAAAGCATAAAAAGCAATAGTATGAAATTGATATATTATCTAGCTGTagctaaaataaaaatcagtTACCATTACTAAAATCTAAAAGGTGATGAAATAACCTGCCTCCAGTGTGGCTGACCATCATCTCCCAATTCACATTTAAACACTGGCCTAATACCACAGGCAACATGAATaaacagtatttttatttttctgaatcttAATATAGTGAGAGATACAGATATTAAACTTGGGAATCAAATAAGACATACGGGGAAGAAAGTTTCTACATCATAAGGTCCAGAAGATGGGCTCATGCAGGCACGCAcgcaagtattttttaaaggcaaaatgtTGATCTAAAATGTGAATTACATTTTCCTTTTGATCCACAGGTTTAGACTGGGAAAACATTTCAGAATGTGTAGAATGGATGGTACCTTTTGCCAGAGTAGTGAAGGGTGGTCCTCCGGTGAAACTGAAGGTTTTTAAGAAGATTTCTGTAGAAGACAGACACAATATCCAGACACACACAAACTACTTGGCTATGCTGGTATGACTTTGTTTTCTCTGGGGTTTGAAAAGATAATctgaaatttaaattattttagatcATTTATTAACTGAAGAACATCATCCACCTAGTTTTTATCTTAGCATATCACTGAAAACACATATCGATACTGTTAGAccaaatttataataaatttgaCATGGCTAGGGAAAATAGTTGAACTAATTCTTATTGAGAACACTGGATCTGTGTACCACACTACTAATACTGTCATTATTTCAAAATGAATGTAATATGATATACTCAATTTGACCTGATTTCTATTCAGAAGGTACTTCAGGACTTTACGGTTGCCTGTCATTATACAATTAATTAGAAAAGCTAGTGAGGACAATTATGATTATAAGGAATGCTTAATATGTTCTTGCAAactccccccttccccactccagggcaatgagggttaagtgacttgcccagggtcacacagctactaagtgtcaagtgtctgaggctacatttgaactctggtcctcctgaatccagtgccagtgctttatccctgtaccacctagctgccccctcttgcaAACTTTAATAGGCAGCTGAACATAAAATCCAGAGAAGTATTGGGTTTTGGAAACATGACCAAATAATAGTGGGCCAGTGCTCGAAACAATACTTGAGGGAGGATAAATTTGACAATTCTGTTGCTAAAGTAGTTTGTGTTAACAgtacatctctctgtctctgaacaGGAGGAAGTCAATTATGTGTCAGCTTTCACAAAAGTGGGACAGTTGTCACCAGTGTGCAATGGAGGCATTATGACACCACCGAAGAGCACAGAAAAATCCCCAGGAAAACACTAAAGACCAAGTTAACTGACAACATGCTGAGTGGATTTGTTCTTACTTGACAGTAGAATATTCAATTCCTTTTGGAGTACTAAAAAAGCTAAAACACAACTTTAGTAGTAGTCCTAACCAATTCAGAATTACACTGCCATGAACGAGTTAAAAGCCTAGCCATTCAGAATTGGAAGAACCATAGTTCAAATCTTAGCTGTCCAAGAAACAGCTGAACTAGTTTGCAAACATTAATATTTCAATCCCAGGGTGAGTACAGATCCAGGAACTATGTAGTCAGATATAATTTTTACCATAGCTACATTTTTGGGACTTGTGCAACAAAGTTCATTCTGATAAATTAGGAATGTTACTGTTTGAGATATTTTGGACTGGATGAGTGCTACTTTAAATTGTACTCGGTAAGTTCAAGAACTCATTTGATTGGTGCTATTCAGTTAATTCTTGAAAAAAATTCTTGACTGTTTACAAAGGTTTAAGTTATTAAGATAATGAAACTTTCATTACAGCTGCCATAGCATTCTGCTCCAAAATATATGAACTTTTGTGAATTTCAGGAAGAGCAATATATAATCTTTGGGTAAAactaaagataaaaaaagaaaaaggttggcTTTTCTAAAACCCAGATTTAGCAAATAGCTGTGCACATCTTAATCAGAGCTTTGTTTAATATACGGGTTGATTTATATGAAACCTTTGTATATTATCACAATGATTTTAATAGGGaaaatttttatatgaaaaataactttatgaaatatcaaagaaaatatcCCCTTTAAGGTACGTTTTTTTAAAACTAGAGACTAAAGTCATTTATGTTCAGAAAATTTAGGGTTCCCCTCACAAAAtacattatgaaaaaaagaacaatgtagGAAGAGAAATTATTTAAAGTAGAAAAGGCAGAAGATGTACATACAGTGACTTCTAGAAAACTATTACTGGAAAAATAATGTTAAGAACTCAAAGAAAGGCACTCAAGAACTTGGTGTATAAAGAAAAGCTTCTATGTAAATATCTTAGAGCTCAGCAGCTAAGCAACTGAACTTCATCAGAAAAAACGTTACACTAGATTATTTCTGCTACTTGACCTgtgaaattttttcttcttttgaagaaACTGTACTGGGttaggttttttccccctaaaatgtTTCAGTACATTTCATGAGGAAAACACcacttatttgtacatatattgtataaatgtaatattttaatattgtttattttaaactttgtttaaaaaaaataaagttaatcatACTTTTTGGATgggaaacatttttctttaaaagtaaagTTTTGCCATTGCTTGgagaaatttcttctttcttctctgggcTGCAAGCTGTAATACTTCTTCAGGATTACTCGTATTCAGTTCTGTCTGTCCAATGGCTTTTATCTTTCAAAACAGGATAGGtttgaaaattactttgtatatacaatAATGCTACATTGACAATTCACATAGCAGATTtctcatggtaaaaaaaaatgaatttttctaaCAGACGTATATAAAATACTGTAAGATATTAAGATAATTTTCCAGTTTAATATGCATGATAACAAAGTGGACCTAGGttcccaccccacctcctccctaGATCACTTATTTTATTGTCTATCctaggttttttttctgtttgtagtGAACACAGTTCTCAAGTTGAGAATGTAACGTACTTATTTTTACTATTATGTAACTAGAGTCTCTAAACAAAAAAGTATGCATATAATTGTCTATTAACTATTTTTAAATC includes:
- the CCNE2 gene encoding G1/S-specific cyclin-E2 isoform X2 yields the protein MSRRSSRLQAKQQPYTSQTDSPQETQFLQAKKRKTAQDVKKKKEETVAKRQQYEIRNCWPSVLSGGITPCIIIETPHKETVTSDFSRFTNYRFKNLFINPSPLPDLSWGCSKDVWFNMLKKETKYVHDKHFEMLHSDLEPQMRSILLDWLLEVCEVYTLHRETFYLAQDFFDRFMLTQKDINKNMLQLIGITSLFIASKLEEIYAPKLQEFAYVTDGACSEDDILGMELIILKALKWELCPVTVIAWLNVFLQVDALKDVPKVLLPQYSQETFVQIAQLLDLCILSIDSLEFQYRILAAAALCHFTSIEVVKKASGLDWENISECVEWMVPFARVVKGGPPVKLKVFKKISVEDRHNIQTHTNYLAMLEEVNYVSAFTKVGQLSPVCNGGIMTPPKSTEKSPGKH